One Natrinema halophilum genomic window carries:
- a CDS encoding HEAT repeat domain-containing protein, with protein MSTQVPDDEELLETARNDPENVDLDAVVALFDAERGQVRNIALRCVLFVAVDDPSRVAEISEHVIERLDDDFPVAGSTAAAVLASIADDHPDAVRPGLPALVGKLDEHPPQTGYRAARALSPFLEEDPRGFVPEADALLDVLIDPPEVWAPNSAALQDFPPDQRLSITNTLTSRRNEIVKERARNSGIRELAAHALVEVTAREPDAVADRLHELSPALSNDPPIARAATIDAIANVAEVDPTAATPLTDALIARLDDDAEFVRAHAVRALGFAEAVDAVDPLRELADDATGDLEELAADTADWIAESH; from the coding sequence ATGTCTACGCAGGTCCCGGACGACGAGGAACTCCTCGAGACTGCACGGAACGATCCCGAAAACGTCGACCTCGACGCCGTTGTCGCGCTGTTCGATGCCGAACGTGGACAGGTTCGAAACATCGCGTTGCGATGCGTGCTCTTCGTCGCAGTCGACGATCCCAGTCGCGTCGCGGAAATTAGCGAGCACGTCATCGAGCGCCTGGACGACGACTTCCCCGTCGCGGGGAGCACGGCTGCTGCAGTCCTTGCAAGTATCGCGGACGACCATCCAGACGCTGTTCGACCGGGACTTCCAGCGCTGGTTGGAAAACTCGACGAGCACCCTCCACAGACGGGGTACAGAGCGGCCCGAGCACTGTCTCCGTTTCTCGAGGAGGATCCGCGCGGATTCGTTCCGGAAGCGGACGCGCTTCTCGACGTATTGATCGATCCACCGGAAGTATGGGCTCCGAATTCGGCGGCGCTGCAGGACTTCCCTCCAGATCAGCGGCTATCGATCACGAATACGCTAACGTCGCGTCGGAACGAGATCGTCAAAGAACGGGCTCGCAACAGCGGAATTCGGGAACTTGCAGCTCATGCGCTCGTCGAGGTCACGGCCAGAGAACCCGACGCGGTCGCCGACCGACTACACGAACTCTCGCCTGCCCTCTCGAACGATCCGCCCATCGCCCGCGCGGCGACCATCGACGCGATCGCGAACGTAGCCGAAGTCGATCCGACGGCTGCAACGCCCCTGACCGACGCGCTGATCGCCCGTCTCGACGACGACGCCGAGTTCGTCCGTGCACACGCCGTCCGAGCACTCGGGTTTGCGGAAGCCGTCGATGCGGTCGACCCACTCCGCGAACTGGCAGACGATGCCACCGGCGATCTCGAGGAATTAGCTGCCGATACTGCCGACTGGATCGCCGAGTCACACTGA
- a CDS encoding ABC transporter substrate-binding protein produces MVRSQRSGDYSDIVSRRKFVSLAGATGVAAVAGCLDGGGGGGNDWFDATQVNFDPSNYHWNLLAGWEIPQDRFGMFAQWTQYLIKEDTFHSHLIKEWTHENGKMILTLSEEFTWGSGDNVTADDLVFQLDIFKAADKAIWQFIEGAEATGEYELTISYPEGTNKDIIEYALLGTQAAYSPENWEGMNWEEDPAGVEILDPDPSGPIGLTDHTDNYAQTEPRDGLDDHADHHLADHYNWEGYRVKHRDGNNKAHQSFINGDTDGQHSLFVDPDVLQQFPEEIHEFRIPGGFGMAIWFDHETEPWNQREVRQALYYSINRESVITSVGESTKISHHPAPTGLTWETVDEWFDSKEPDGFTVYERDVDKAEELLSEAGYDMGEITVELTYPQSWSDWATAAQTIVDHLNDAGWDASGDPRKEGPGGYLESTDVYVARHTDGGKPRMNHPYFSLDFILRNRTFNTEKHFANYPTTVELDGETIDIEAELQAFATANDEATEKEIVERLARVVNEDVPCIYVTEKYEQSFIHGGPFEIDAESPHCYSYWPLWWLPKVDESLDGYDTPGLMKKTD; encoded by the coding sequence ATGGTTCGAAGCCAACGAAGTGGGGACTATAGCGATATAGTATCCCGAAGAAAATTCGTATCGCTTGCGGGTGCAACGGGTGTCGCTGCAGTCGCTGGTTGTCTCGATGGCGGCGGAGGCGGTGGTAACGACTGGTTCGATGCGACGCAGGTCAATTTCGATCCCAGTAATTACCACTGGAATCTCCTCGCCGGCTGGGAAATACCACAGGACAGATTCGGCATGTTCGCCCAGTGGACGCAGTACCTGATCAAGGAAGATACGTTCCATTCGCACCTGATCAAAGAGTGGACCCACGAGAACGGGAAGATGATCCTCACGCTCTCGGAGGAGTTTACGTGGGGCAGCGGTGACAACGTAACCGCGGACGATCTCGTCTTCCAGCTCGATATCTTCAAGGCGGCCGATAAGGCGATATGGCAGTTCATCGAGGGTGCGGAGGCGACCGGCGAGTACGAACTGACCATTTCGTATCCGGAGGGAACGAACAAGGACATCATTGAATATGCATTACTCGGTACGCAAGCCGCTTATTCTCCCGAGAATTGGGAGGGGATGAACTGGGAGGAAGACCCGGCTGGCGTCGAGATTCTAGACCCCGATCCGTCGGGACCGATCGGACTGACGGATCACACTGATAATTACGCTCAGACTGAGCCCCGAGACGGTCTCGATGACCACGCCGATCATCACCTGGCTGACCACTACAACTGGGAAGGCTACCGGGTCAAACACCGCGATGGCAACAACAAGGCCCATCAATCGTTCATCAACGGCGACACTGACGGTCAGCATAGCCTGTTTGTCGATCCAGACGTCCTGCAGCAGTTCCCGGAAGAAATTCACGAGTTCCGGATTCCCGGCGGTTTCGGAATGGCCATCTGGTTCGATCACGAGACAGAGCCCTGGAATCAGCGAGAGGTCCGCCAGGCGCTCTATTACTCGATAAACCGCGAGTCTGTCATCACCTCCGTCGGTGAGAGTACGAAGATCAGCCACCATCCAGCGCCGACCGGATTGACGTGGGAGACTGTCGACGAGTGGTTCGATTCCAAGGAACCGGACGGATTTACCGTCTACGAACGCGACGTCGACAAAGCGGAAGAATTACTCTCCGAAGCGGGCTACGACATGGGCGAAATCACGGTCGAACTGACCTATCCACAGAGTTGGTCCGATTGGGCGACGGCAGCCCAGACCATCGTCGACCACCTCAACGATGCCGGCTGGGATGCGTCCGGTGATCCCAGAAAGGAGGGTCCAGGGGGGTATCTGGAATCGACCGATGTCTACGTCGCCAGGCACACGGATGGCGGGAAACCGCGCATGAACCATCCGTATTTCTCGCTGGATTTCATCCTCAGAAATCGAACGTTCAATACCGAGAAGCACTTCGCAAATTACCCTACCACGGTCGAACTCGATGGGGAGACGATCGACATCGAAGCCGAATTGCAGGCGTTTGCAACTGCCAACGACGAAGCGACAGAGAAAGAAATCGTCGAACGCCTGGCTCGCGTCGTCAACGAAGACGTGCCCTGTATCTACGTCACGGAGAAATACGAACAATCGTTCATTCACGGAGGCCCCTTCGAAATCGACGCAGAATCCCCACACTGCTACTCCTACTGGCCGCTGTGGTGGCTCCCCAAGGTCGATGAGAGCCTCGACGGCTACGACACGCCCGGTCTGATGAAGAAAACGGACTGA
- a CDS encoding ABC transporter permease: MNWYIKRTGQALFTIWSVITIAFVLAWNIPGSIVEKMIARMAQSGGGGSREVIRESIESRLMFDPNASIFEAYVTYMTELAQGNLGYSIVASKNVSAEIADTLPWTLLVMSLATLGMFAISLSLGAIMAYREGSRFDLANTIVGTVTTSIPYFVAALLLILWVGHSDAPILELFPEAGRRPAKYQIEPGLTLAYAWGVLRHATLPALSYIITGYGLLALSMRGNSIQTLGEDYVRVAELRGLPSRRIALRYVGRNAVLPLYTSLLLAVGSMLGASVVLEQIFQYKGIGYRMFQAINNSDITLMMGTFIVISVCMVISTFIADVTYSFLDPRIKSGDQGEAY, from the coding sequence ATGAACTGGTACATCAAACGAACAGGACAGGCATTGTTTACGATCTGGTCGGTCATTACGATCGCGTTCGTTCTCGCGTGGAACATTCCGGGTTCCATCGTCGAGAAGATGATCGCTCGGATGGCACAATCAGGCGGTGGTGGAAGCCGAGAGGTCATCCGTGAATCGATCGAGAGCCGCCTCATGTTCGATCCGAATGCGTCGATCTTCGAGGCGTACGTAACGTACATGACGGAATTAGCCCAGGGTAATCTCGGGTATTCCATCGTAGCGAGCAAAAACGTCAGCGCAGAAATCGCCGATACGCTCCCGTGGACGCTGCTCGTGATGTCGCTCGCGACTCTCGGGATGTTCGCCATCTCCCTGTCGCTGGGCGCGATCATGGCCTATCGAGAAGGATCCCGATTCGACCTCGCTAACACCATCGTCGGGACCGTCACGACCTCGATACCCTACTTCGTCGCCGCGCTCTTGCTAATCCTCTGGGTCGGCCACAGCGACGCCCCGATCCTCGAACTATTCCCGGAGGCCGGACGGCGACCTGCAAAGTACCAAATCGAACCCGGCCTCACCCTCGCGTACGCGTGGGGTGTGCTCAGACACGCGACGCTTCCCGCATTGTCGTATATCATTACCGGGTACGGCTTGCTCGCGCTTTCGATGCGCGGCAACAGCATCCAGACACTCGGCGAGGACTACGTCCGCGTTGCCGAACTTCGCGGCCTCCCATCCCGGCGGATCGCACTCCGATACGTCGGTCGGAACGCCGTTCTCCCGCTGTACACAAGCCTGCTGCTCGCGGTTGGCTCCATGCTGGGAGCGTCCGTCGTGCTCGAACAGATTTTCCAGTACAAAGGCATCGGATATCGGATGTTTCAGGCGATAAACAATAGTGACATCACGCTCATGATGGGAACGTTCATCGTCATCTCGGTATGCATGGTGATCTCGACGTTCATCGCAGACGTGACCTACAGCTTCCTGGATCCGCGGATCAAATCGGGTGATCAAGGTGAAGCCTACTGA
- a CDS encoding ABC transporter permease, whose translation MKPTDDDVRTDGGMFGESAVTNVTRRQQAREVVDESIVAPFKIAWSDWRTKVALIIITTFVITAVIVWLHQIGITILNDALNLVGSPWTLETPRSPTVLTPEMTGVRPFENWETPLGTFDNGVDVLSALLWATPGMLQMIIAGGVFSTAMATLVGTVSGYKGGTVETVLNTIVDVAVAIPGLPLVVVLMAIFQPSSPYVIGIFITINVWAGLARTIHSQVLSLREKSYVEASRTMGISTPQIIRKDILPNLMPYITVNFVYAARRVVYDSIALYYLGLLGGATAENWGVMLDWAYNENNAMTVPGKEFMLILPMIPIIALSLALILLSQGTDKLFNPRVRTRHEGKTVQDDDADPQVNPPM comes from the coding sequence GTGAAGCCTACTGACGACGACGTACGGACCGATGGCGGAATGTTCGGTGAATCGGCGGTAACGAACGTGACGCGCCGTCAGCAAGCCCGGGAGGTCGTCGACGAATCGATCGTCGCCCCGTTCAAAATCGCCTGGTCGGACTGGCGGACGAAGGTCGCCCTGATTATTATCACGACCTTCGTCATCACGGCCGTGATCGTCTGGCTCCACCAGATTGGTATCACCATCCTGAACGACGCACTCAACCTGGTCGGGTCGCCGTGGACGCTCGAGACACCGCGGAGTCCGACGGTCCTTACGCCAGAAATGACGGGCGTTCGTCCGTTCGAGAACTGGGAAACGCCGCTCGGAACGTTCGACAACGGCGTCGACGTTCTATCGGCGCTGCTCTGGGCGACGCCGGGAATGCTGCAGATGATCATCGCCGGCGGAGTCTTCTCGACGGCTATGGCAACACTCGTCGGGACCGTCTCCGGGTATAAAGGCGGGACTGTCGAAACGGTGCTCAACACCATCGTCGACGTGGCAGTTGCTATCCCCGGTCTGCCGCTGGTTGTCGTGCTCATGGCGATTTTTCAGCCGTCCTCTCCCTACGTGATCGGGATATTCATCACGATCAACGTCTGGGCCGGGCTCGCGCGGACGATCCATTCGCAGGTGCTCTCACTCCGCGAGAAATCCTACGTCGAGGCATCACGCACGATGGGTATTTCCACCCCGCAGATTATCCGGAAGGATATTCTGCCGAACCTGATGCCGTATATCACGGTCAACTTCGTCTATGCCGCACGCCGGGTCGTCTACGACAGCATCGCGCTGTACTACCTGGGGCTGTTGGGCGGCGCTACGGCGGAAAACTGGGGCGTGATGCTCGACTGGGCGTACAACGAAAACAATGCGATGACCGTTCCGGGGAAAGAGTTCATGCTCATCTTGCCAATGATTCCGATCATCGCGTTGTCGTTGGCACTGATCTTGCTCTCACAGGGGACTGACAAGCTGTTCAACCCCCGGGTCCGCACCCGTCACGAAGGCAAGACGGTTCAAGACGACGACGCTGATCCCCAGGTTAATCCTCCGATGTAA
- a CDS encoding ABC transporter ATP-binding protein translates to MTEQDTPLTQTATHSSQTTSDTVLEIRNAEVTFGMDRGVSRVLDTVDLDVQRGEIIGVVGESGSGKSMLASSILDAVVDPGVLSGEITYYPDDGAPVDVLGLSERELKSLRWEDISMVFQGAMSSFNPTMKVGKHFEETLVAHDYDVDTGMERARELLSDLYLEPERVLGSYPHELSGGMQQRALIALSLILEPEVLVMDEPTAALDLLMQRSILSLLENLQEKYDLTMVFITHDLPLVAELADRIAVMYAFELIEIGQTEEILRHAAHPYTRSLLNATPNLDAPLEEMQPIEGSAPDPVNVPEGCSYNPRCPIADETCVADDPDFQSASPDHEVACFHWEDAAEAVPFTSEEQHAEPKASTAEENR, encoded by the coding sequence ATGACTGAGCAAGACACACCACTGACGCAGACGGCGACGCACAGCTCACAAACCACGTCCGATACCGTCCTCGAGATACGGAACGCCGAGGTCACATTCGGGATGGACCGCGGCGTCTCCCGCGTTCTGGACACCGTCGACCTCGACGTCCAGCGCGGTGAGATCATCGGAGTCGTTGGCGAGAGTGGAAGCGGCAAGTCGATGCTCGCTTCGTCGATTCTCGACGCGGTGGTCGATCCGGGTGTGCTCTCCGGAGAGATCACGTACTACCCAGACGACGGAGCGCCCGTCGACGTCCTCGGTCTCTCGGAACGGGAGCTGAAGTCCCTTCGATGGGAGGATATCTCCATGGTCTTCCAGGGTGCGATGAGCTCGTTCAATCCGACCATGAAGGTCGGCAAACACTTCGAGGAAACCCTCGTTGCCCACGACTACGACGTCGATACAGGGATGGAGCGCGCCCGCGAACTGCTCTCGGACCTGTACCTCGAGCCTGAGCGCGTTCTCGGTTCGTATCCGCACGAACTCAGCGGCGGCATGCAACAGCGGGCATTGATCGCCCTGTCGTTGATCCTCGAACCCGAGGTACTCGTCATGGACGAGCCGACGGCGGCACTCGACTTGCTGATGCAGCGCTCGATACTCTCGTTGCTGGAGAACCTGCAGGAAAAATACGATCTGACGATGGTGTTCATCACACACGACCTGCCGCTGGTCGCCGAACTGGCCGATCGCATCGCCGTGATGTACGCTTTCGAACTGATCGAGATCGGCCAGACTGAGGAAATCCTTCGCCACGCAGCACACCCGTACACGCGATCGCTCCTGAACGCGACGCCGAACCTCGACGCACCGCTCGAGGAGATGCAACCGATCGAAGGCTCCGCACCCGATCCGGTGAACGTCCCGGAGGGGTGTTCGTACAACCCGCGGTGTCCGATCGCCGACGAGACCTGCGTCGCCGACGATCCGGATTTCCAGTCGGCCAGTCCGGACCACGAGGTTGCGTGTTTTCACTGGGAGGACGCGGCCGAGGCGGTCCCTTTCACCAGCGAGGAGCAACACGCGGAACCGAAAGCATCGACCGCGGAGGAGAACCGATGA
- a CDS encoding ABC transporter ATP-binding protein: MTGEPLISLDGVEVHFEESQGLLEFGDPDVVKAVDGVSLDIEENDVVALVGESGCGKTTLGKTTIGLQRPTGGSVRYRGQDIWDAKDGNGDVAIPYDEIRRSLQIIHQDPGSALNPNRRVMKILEDPLKRWQSGMSTGDRRREILSMLERVGMTPPADYAGRYPHQLSGGEQQRVALVRALLMDPDMILADEAISALDVSLRVEMMDLLLELQDQFDTSFVFVSHDLSNARYLASHAGGRIGVMYLGQLVEIGPAEEIVTDPKHPYTKVLRWATPDLHTGTDAAEPPVRTIDIPDPQNPPRGCRFHTRCPDAREACRRAHPDSVGAGTDHEVACFREVDDHEYWSSTPLTETDDSADGTAPAQSPTTD; the protein is encoded by the coding sequence ATGACGGGGGAGCCACTCATCTCGCTCGACGGCGTCGAAGTTCACTTCGAGGAATCGCAGGGTCTATTGGAGTTCGGTGATCCGGACGTCGTCAAAGCCGTTGACGGCGTTTCGCTCGATATCGAAGAAAACGACGTCGTCGCACTCGTCGGAGAGTCCGGGTGCGGAAAGACGACCCTCGGGAAGACGACGATCGGGCTCCAGCGACCGACCGGCGGAAGCGTCCGGTATCGGGGCCAGGACATCTGGGACGCGAAAGACGGGAATGGGGACGTTGCGATCCCCTACGACGAGATTCGCCGTTCCCTCCAGATCATCCATCAGGACCCGGGGAGCGCACTCAACCCTAATCGTCGGGTGATGAAAATCCTCGAGGACCCGTTGAAGCGATGGCAGTCCGGAATGAGCACGGGCGATCGACGCCGAGAGATCCTGTCGATGTTAGAACGGGTTGGAATGACACCGCCAGCCGACTATGCCGGTCGATATCCCCACCAGCTCTCCGGTGGTGAGCAACAACGCGTCGCGCTCGTCCGCGCGCTGTTGATGGATCCCGATATGATCTTGGCGGACGAAGCTATCTCGGCACTGGACGTTTCACTGCGCGTCGAGATGATGGATCTGTTGCTTGAACTGCAGGATCAGTTCGACACGTCGTTCGTGTTCGTCTCTCACGACCTCTCGAACGCGCGATACCTGGCATCTCACGCCGGCGGACGGATCGGCGTGATGTACCTCGGACAACTGGTCGAGATCGGTCCGGCCGAGGAGATCGTCACCGACCCAAAACATCCCTACACGAAGGTGCTTCGGTGGGCGACGCCGGACCTCCATACCGGGACGGACGCGGCGGAGCCACCGGTTCGAACGATCGATATCCCCGATCCGCAGAATCCTCCACGCGGCTGTCGATTCCACACCAGGTGTCCCGACGCGCGCGAAGCATGTCGGCGGGCTCACCCCGACTCCGTCGGCGCGGGCACCGACCACGAGGTCGCGTGCTTCCGCGAGGTCGACGACCACGAGTATTGGTCGTCGACGCCGCTCACCGAGACCGATGACTCGGCCGACGGTACGGCCCCGGCGCAGTCGCCAACCACGGATTGA
- a CDS encoding glycoside hydrolase family 3 N-terminal domain-containing protein, whose translation MTGREHSYESGDYAAPDPANMTLAEKAGQLVGAYVGPLGDVDLSVDDAAALVRDENVGTVAAFGIGISPHRNPERLAEIANRLQRVAIEETRHGIPLLLPVDAVHGHAYVDGATVFPHGLGVAATRNPANERMASDITAAEMRATGANQAYGPTCDVARDPRWGRTFETYGESPLLCSAFSRAAVRGFESIEHSPRVAATAKHFPAYSDPAGGEDAAVVDRSSSTVHRLFIPPFVEAIDAGASVVMPCYNSVDGEPAHGSRRYLTELLRERLGFDGAIVSDWGGIDHLHEDHRVTASQRDSARTAIDAGLDLISIGRDEYTAHIRDLVEAGELSERRIDEAVTRILDLKQSLGLFEDPYVDVETVKSTVGSSDHRTAALQAARESQTLLENDGVLPLSDDLDSILVAGPNADSLRNQFGGWSVQTPDPTTGSTVLDGIVERAGDGTSVRYEQGATLRDQRDLEAVGDAATDADVAVVAVGEGWYYHEFGPTELIGPTGSFPSRSLLELPDAQRDLLETVNETGTPMVVVAIAGRPLALSWTADAANALVYSYYPGSEGGEAIANVLFGDHNPSGRLPISVPRSASELPTNFNHVAHPTPIGADEHPDTYDPLYEFGYGESYTEFSCRDLTVANSRIGPAESVTASITVENVGNRAGDRAVDFFLRDEVSSRVRPVREHAGFARVSLEPGESTVAEVTIPNESLAVTDSQGRSRVEPGVFELSCENCSTTVTVEQTNARR comes from the coding sequence ATGACCGGTCGAGAGCATTCCTACGAGAGTGGCGATTATGCAGCACCCGATCCCGCGAACATGACCCTGGCCGAAAAGGCCGGACAGCTCGTCGGTGCGTACGTTGGACCGTTAGGTGACGTCGACCTGAGCGTCGACGATGCAGCAGCGCTCGTCCGCGACGAGAACGTCGGAACGGTCGCGGCGTTTGGAATCGGTATTTCTCCGCACCGGAATCCTGAACGGCTCGCCGAGATCGCCAATCGTCTTCAGCGGGTTGCCATAGAGGAGACGCGTCACGGCATCCCGCTGTTGCTTCCCGTCGACGCCGTCCACGGACACGCGTACGTAGACGGGGCAACGGTGTTTCCCCACGGGCTGGGCGTCGCTGCGACCCGAAACCCAGCGAACGAGCGTATGGCCAGCGATATCACGGCTGCGGAGATGCGTGCAACCGGTGCGAACCAGGCCTACGGCCCAACCTGCGACGTGGCACGCGATCCGCGCTGGGGACGCACCTTCGAAACGTACGGAGAGAGTCCGCTTCTGTGTAGCGCATTTTCTCGAGCAGCCGTTCGCGGATTCGAGTCCATCGAGCACAGTCCACGCGTCGCTGCGACAGCAAAACATTTCCCAGCCTACAGCGATCCGGCGGGTGGCGAGGACGCTGCCGTCGTAGACCGCTCCTCGAGTACCGTTCATCGGCTATTCATCCCGCCGTTCGTCGAAGCGATCGACGCCGGTGCGTCGGTCGTGATGCCGTGTTATAACTCCGTCGACGGTGAACCGGCCCACGGCTCCCGCCGATACCTCACCGAACTTCTGCGCGAACGACTCGGGTTCGACGGAGCGATCGTCTCGGACTGGGGCGGGATCGATCATCTCCACGAGGATCACCGCGTGACGGCATCCCAGCGTGACTCGGCGCGAACGGCGATCGACGCGGGTCTCGACCTGATATCGATCGGCCGCGACGAGTACACGGCTCACATCCGAGACCTCGTCGAAGCGGGCGAACTGTCTGAACGCCGTATCGACGAGGCTGTCACCCGAATTCTCGACCTGAAGCAGTCGCTCGGCCTCTTCGAGGACCCGTACGTCGACGTCGAGACCGTCAAGTCAACGGTCGGTTCCTCGGATCATCGTACGGCCGCGTTGCAAGCGGCCCGCGAGTCCCAGACCCTCCTCGAGAACGACGGGGTCCTTCCCCTGTCGGACGATTTGGATTCGATTCTCGTCGCGGGTCCGAACGCGGATTCCCTGCGCAATCAGTTCGGTGGATGGAGCGTTCAGACTCCCGACCCCACGACCGGATCGACGGTTCTGGACGGGATCGTGGAACGGGCCGGTGACGGGACGTCGGTCCGGTACGAGCAGGGTGCGACTCTCCGAGACCAACGCGACCTCGAGGCGGTCGGTGACGCCGCGACGGACGCAGACGTGGCGGTCGTGGCCGTCGGTGAAGGGTGGTACTACCACGAGTTCGGACCGACGGAACTCATCGGCCCCACCGGCAGTTTTCCGAGTCGCTCCCTGCTCGAGTTACCGGATGCCCAGCGCGACCTGCTCGAGACCGTCAACGAAACCGGAACGCCGATGGTGGTCGTCGCGATTGCGGGTCGACCGCTGGCGCTGTCGTGGACCGCTGACGCCGCCAACGCGCTCGTTTACTCGTACTACCCCGGCAGCGAAGGCGGCGAAGCGATCGCGAACGTTCTGTTCGGCGATCACAATCCGTCAGGTCGATTGCCGATCAGCGTTCCGCGTTCGGCGTCCGAACTGCCGACGAATTTCAATCACGTCGCCCATCCGACGCCGATCGGGGCCGACGAACACCCCGATACGTACGACCCCCTCTACGAGTTCGGCTACGGCGAGAGCTACACCGAATTTTCGTGTCGCGATCTGACGGTAGCCAACTCGCGGATCGGACCTGCCGAATCGGTTACCGCCTCGATCACCGTCGAAAACGTCGGCAATCGAGCGGGCGACCGGGCGGTCGATTTCTTCCTGCGAGACGAAGTGAGTTCGCGCGTTCGCCCCGTTCGGGAACACGCTGGCTTCGCACGCGTTTCTCTCGAACCCGGCGAGTCGACGGTCGCCGAGGTAACGATTCCGAACGAGTCATTAGCCGTGACCGACTCGCAAGGCCGGAGCAGGGTCGAACCAGGTGTGTTCGAACTCTCGTGTGAGAACTGTTCGACGACAGTCACGGTCGAGCAGACGAACGCCCGGCGATAG
- a CDS encoding TrmB family transcriptional regulator, with product MDTKTLRRALEDAGLTGQQAEAYLTLLESGPAPVVEIAQQSSISSSRIYDIVRSLEEEGFVETLERDRLHARPREPVDVLNRLRQKSEMFADAAGEIEDRWERPDPRESRISVLKRAETVLRSTADAIAESNISLVLAVTPAQLEELRPTIETAAANGTLIQIAVYDDGTVDVPRIEGVLEIRRCCIPGPFLAIVDRRYAFFEPNVRSDRSYGITIGDEILSFIMHWYFWTCLWAQNERIHVDREQPPTYVSIEGFVHDAASLLHDDATMTLHIIGRQIETGDRVDIRGELARVTCGGHLELPRHPKYTDLAGQITLYVETEDGIVSVGAWGAVFEDVEAEIIRVEGIDLPEP from the coding sequence ATGGACACGAAGACGCTCCGACGGGCGCTCGAGGACGCTGGGTTGACCGGTCAGCAAGCGGAGGCCTATCTCACACTCCTCGAATCGGGACCAGCTCCTGTCGTCGAGATCGCCCAGCAGTCGTCGATTTCGTCCTCGCGGATCTACGACATCGTCCGATCGTTAGAGGAAGAGGGTTTCGTCGAGACGCTCGAGCGCGATCGATTACACGCTCGGCCGCGCGAACCCGTCGACGTTCTCAATCGGCTTCGCCAAAAGAGCGAGATGTTTGCGGACGCTGCCGGGGAGATCGAAGATCGATGGGAGCGTCCTGATCCGCGCGAATCGCGCATTAGCGTCCTCAAACGGGCCGAGACGGTGCTCAGGAGCACCGCGGACGCAATCGCTGAGTCGAACATCTCCCTCGTACTGGCCGTCACACCGGCCCAACTCGAGGAATTGCGGCCGACGATCGAGACCGCCGCCGCAAACGGCACGCTGATTCAGATTGCGGTCTACGACGACGGCACCGTCGACGTCCCCCGGATCGAGGGCGTCCTGGAAATTCGTCGGTGCTGTATTCCCGGCCCGTTTCTGGCGATCGTCGACCGTCGGTATGCGTTCTTCGAGCCGAACGTCCGCAGCGATCGCTCGTACGGGATCACGATCGGGGACGAAATCCTTTCGTTCATCATGCACTGGTACTTCTGGACGTGTCTCTGGGCACAGAACGAACGGATTCACGTCGATCGAGAACAGCCCCCGACGTACGTCAGCATCGAGGGGTTCGTCCACGATGCCGCATCGCTACTTCACGACGATGCGACGATGACGCTCCACATAATCGGCCGGCAGATCGAGACCGGCGACCGAGTCGATATTCGCGGCGAGCTCGCTCGGGTCACCTGTGGTGGCCACCTCGAGTTACCGCGTCATCCGAAGTATACTGACCTGGCGGGCCAGATCACTCTCTACGTCGAGACTGAGGACGGTATCGTTTCGGTCGGCGCGTGGGGTGCGGTATTCGAGGACGTCGAGGCCGAAATCATTCGTGTGGAAGGGATTGACCTCCCGGAGCCGTAA